The following coding sequences lie in one Nakaseomyces glabratus chromosome I, complete sequence genomic window:
- the FAP7 gene encoding nucleoside-triphosphatase (CAGL0I03366g~Ortholog(s) have ATP binding, nucleoside-triphosphatase activity) produces MGSRRFHPNIIVTGTPGCGKSTTCELLQRRLDGYKYYNISEFAEEHKCYDGYDEGRKSHIVDEDKLLDELEPLLLEGKSIIDWHVNDVFPERLIDLVVVLRSENGKLYDRLKARGYHDSKIEENLDAEIMGVVLQDAQESYEPEIVVELQSNTTEDMENNVDRINTWVDNWVEEHKDGVSSELKDGKKYASYSSEEEEETSDGEDEEASASD; encoded by the coding sequence ATGGGCAGCAGAAGGTTTCATCCGAACATTATAGTGACGGGCACACCAGGGTGTGGTAAGAGTACTACATGTGAGCTGTTGCAACGCAGGCTGGACGGGTACAAGTATTACAATATATCTGAGTTTGCAGAGGAGCACAAGTGTTACGACGGGTATGATGAAGGACGTAAGTCACACATAGTGGACGAGGACAAGCTGCTGGATGAGCTAGAACCCCTGTTGCTGGAAGGCAAGAGCATTATCGACTGGCACGTCAACGATGTGTTCCCCGAGAGACTTATAGACCTTGTAGTGGTGCTGAGGAGCGAGAACGGTAAGCTGTACGATAGACTGAAGGCCAGAGGGTACCACGACTCAAAGATAGAAGAGAACCTGGACGCAGAGATCATGGGAGTGGTGCTCCAGGACGCCCAGGAGTCCTACGAGCCCGAGATCGTGGTCGAGCTGCAGAGCAACACCACTGAGGACATGGAGAACAACGTCGACCGTATCAACACTTGGGTCGACAACTGGGTAGAAGAACACAAAGATGGTGTGTCCAGCGAGCTGAAAGATGGTAAGAAATACGCATCCTACTCCTCCgaggaggaagaagaaacatCAGACGGTGAAGACGAGGAAGCCTCTGCCTCTGACTAG
- the CDC36 gene encoding CCR4-NOT core subunit CDC36 (CAGL0I03388g~Ortholog(s) have ubiquitin-protein transferase activity), which produces MSKFGLQKLVPLIRADEEKDGKVYDHSMTIGTDLSSMLHSLGIPRDSKHHRVLDTFQSPWAETSRSEVEPKYYIPESFKNIPDVLQSKTTPPTFDDVQTDQQRVALFQDETLFYLFYKHPGTVIQELTYLELRKRNWRYHKGLKAWLTKDPMMEPVVAADGLSERGSYVFFDPQRWEKCQRDFPLFYSAIM; this is translated from the coding sequence atgagCAAGTTTGGGCTGCAAAAGCTGGTGCCTCTGATTAGagctgatgaagaaaaggacGGGAAGGTATACGACCATTCTATGACGATCGGTACGGATTTGTCGTCGATGCTGCATTCCCTCGGTATACCTAGGGACTCTAAGCACCATAGGGTGCTCGACACATTCCAGAGTCCATGGGCCGAGACGTCACGGAGCGAGGTCGAGCCAAAGTACTATATACCGGAGTCCTTCAAGAACATACCGGATGTGCTACAATCTAAGACCACCCCACCAACGTTTGATGATGTGCAGACTGACCAGCAGAGAGTGGCGCTTTTCCAAGATGAGACGCTGTTCTATTTATTCTATAAGCACCCAGGCACTGTGATTCAGGAATTGACATACTTGGAGTTGAGGAAACGCAACTGGAGATATCACAAGGGCCTGAAAGCATGGCTCACAAAGGACCCCATGATGGAACCCGTAGTGGCCGCCGACGGTCTAAGTGAAAGAGGTTCATATGTTTTCTTTGATCCACAAAGATGGGAGAAGTGCCAACGAGACTTCCCATTGTTCTATAGCGCAATCATGTAA
- the CDC9 gene encoding DNA ligase (ATP) CDC9 (CAGL0I03410g~Ortholog(s) have DNA ligase (ATP) activity), producing MFSRLAPPIRFISARIIKEPTRPLIVMKRQATLARFFSSVKKDADGDKKGEQADVKTAAVDLNSHEVDANKSPLKKMKLESTGSLTATKNGNQGKEEHEGTPIASTPRQVDSKFFCKVPYSDLCNLFEEIEGTSSRLAIIKLCSDFFIKIMKEDPQNLIPVTYLFINKLGPDYEPGLELGLGENLLMKTISESCGKSMQQIKNQYREIGDLGQIALEARNVQPTMFKPKPLVVGEVFENLKTIAKSQGKDSQTKKMKLIKRMLTACQGTEAKFLIRSLESKLRIGLAEKTVLIALSKALLIHDEKYSNKEPSMDVVEQAEQKIRDAFCQVPNYELVINACLDYGIMKLDEHCTIQPGIPLKPMLAKPTKAINEVLDRFQGQTFTSEYKYDGERAQVHLLKDGTMRIYSRNGENMTERYPEIQIKDFLADPASTTSLILDCEAVAWDKEQNKILPFQVLTTRKRKDVNINEVKVRVCLFAFDILLHNDMRLINEPLSKRREVLHEVTKPVEGEFQYATQMTTSNLDELQKFLDESVKNSCEGLMVKMMDGVESYYEPSKRSRNWLKLKKDYLEGVGDSLDLCVLGAYFGRGKRTGTYGGFLLGCYNADSEDFETCCKIGTGFSEEMLQTLYEKLSPTVIDGPKGTYVFDSSAEPDVWFEPTMLFEVLTADLSLSPIYKAGSSVYDKGISLRFPRFLRIRDDKSVEDATSSEQIIEMYQNQSHVAN from the coding sequence ATGTTTTCAAGGTTGGCACCACCTATCCGTTTTATCAGTGCAAGAATTATAAAGGAGCCTACGAGACCATTGATTGTGATGAAAAGACAAGCTACGTTGGCCAGGTTTTTCAGTTCTGTGAAGAAGGACGCCGATGGGGACAAGAAAGGTGAGCAAGCTGATGTGAAGACCGCAGCGGTCGATTTGAACAGTCATGAAGTGGACGCGAACAAGAGTCCCttaaagaagatgaagctGGAGTCCACAGGTTCTCTGACAGCTACGAAGAACGGCAATCAGGGCAAGGAAGAGCACGAAGGTACTCCGATTGCAAGCACTCCTCGCCAAGTTGACTCTAAGTTTTTTTGCAAGGTGCCTTATTCTGACTTGTGTAACTTGTTTGAGGAGATCGAGGGCACTTCTTCCCGTTTGGCAATTATCAAGCTATGTTCtgacttcttcatcaagatAATGAAGGAGGACCCACAGAATCTTATCCCAGTGACGTACTTGTTTATTAACAAACTGGGCCCCGACTATGAGCCTGGGTTGGAATTGGGTTTAGGTGAAAATCTGCTGATGAAGACAATTAGTGAATCATGCGGTAAATCAATGCAACAGATAAAAAACCAGTACAGAGAAATTGGTGATCTCGGTCAAATTGCTCTCGAGGCCAGAAATGTGCAACCTACAATGTTCAAACCTAAGCCACTGGTAGTGGGTGAGGTATTCGAAAACCTGAAGACTATCGCAAAGTCTCAAGGTAAAGATTCTCAgacaaagaagatgaaactGATTAAAAGAATGTTGACAGCGTGTCAAGGTACTGAGGCAAAATTCTTGATCAGATCTCTGGAATCGAAGTTAAGAATTGGTCTGGCTGAAAAAACCGTTTTAATTGCACTTTCGAAGGCATTACTGATACATGACGAGAAATACAGCAATAAAGAGCCCTCGATGGACGTTGTCGAACAAGCTGAGCAAAAGATTCGAGACGCATTTTGTCAAGTTCCAAACTATGAATTGGTTATTAATGCATGCTTAGATTACGGCATTATGAAACTTGATGAACATTGTACTATACAACCTGGTATCCCATTAAAACCTATGCTTGCAAAGCCTACAAAGGCAATTAATGAAGTGTTAGATAGATTTCAAGGACAAACTTTTACATCGGAATATAAATACGATGGTGAAAGAGCTCAAGTTCATTTGCTAAAAGATGGTACCATGAGAATTTACTCCAGAAATGGTGAAAACATGACTGAAAGATATCCAGAAATTCAAATCAAGGATTTTTTGGCAGATCCGGCATCAACTACATCATTAATTCTTGATTGTGAAGCAGTCGCTTGGgataaagaacaaaataaaatactaCCATTTCAAGTCTTGACCACAAGAAAAAGGAAGGATGTTAATATTAATGAGGTGAAAGTTCGTGTGTGTCTGTTTGCTTTCGATATTTTATTGCATAATGACATGCGCCTGATAAATGAGCCACTGAGTAAAAGGCGGGAGGTATTGCATGAGGTAACAAAACCAGTTGAAGGTGAATTCCAATATGCAACACAGATGACCACTAGTAATCTTGACGAATTACAGAAATTCTTAGACGAATCAGTTAAAAATTCTTGTGAAGGTTTGATGGTTAAGATGATGGATGGTGTTGAGTCATATTACGAACCAAGTAAACGTTCGAGAAATTggttgaaattgaaaaaggacTATCTTGAAGGTGTTGGTGATTCTCTAGATTTATGTGTGTTAGGGGCCTATTTTGGTAGAGGTAAAAGAACGGGTACCTATGGTGGTTTTTTACTTGGTTGTTATAATGCTGACAGTGAGGATTTTGAGACTTGTTGTAAAATAGGTACAGGTTTTTCGGAAGAAATGCTACAAACACTATATGAAAAGCTATCGCCCACTGTTATTGATGGCCCAAAAGGTACGTATGTGTTTGACTCAAGTGCAGAACCGGACGTATGGTTTGAACCAACAATGCTATTCGAAGTATTGACTGCTGATCTGTCACTATCACCAATCTACAAAGCAGGTAGCTCTGTTTATGATAAGGGTATATCCTTGAGATTTCCGCGTTTTCTAAGAATCAGAGATGATAAATCTGTTGAGGACGCTACATCATCAGAACAGATCATAGAAATGTACCAAAATCAAAGTCATGTAGCTAATTAA
- the MHF2 gene encoding Mhf2p (CAGL0I03432g~Ortholog(s) have role in cellular response to DNA damage stimulus and FANCM-MHF complex localization), giving the protein MDVPQDTIARVLQVAAFKDKKTRIESDVVDALQRYIDVFAREAVLRSIEHHDASQEGLEQEQDKEITHTDLENIAGLLLLDM; this is encoded by the coding sequence ATGGATGTGCCGCAGGATACAATTGCGAGGGTGTTGCAGGTGGCTGCTTTCAAGGACAAGAAGACGAGGATCGAGTCGGATGTAGTCGATGCATTGCAACGGTACATTGATGTGTTTGCGCGCGAGGCGGTTTTGAGATCTATAGAGCACCATGACGCGAGCCAAGAAGGACTAGAACAAGAGCAAGACAAAGAGATCACTCATACGGATCTGGAGAATATCGCAGGTCTACTGCTGTTGGATATGTGA
- a CDS encoding uncharacterized protein (CAGL0I03454g~Protein of unknown function) — protein MVKIENAHEGVIHHAALNYYGTRLATCSSDKTVKIFEINDVNNSSSLLETLVGHEGPVWYADWCHPSLGENLLATCGYDGKVLIWKESGHGGKMQIIGKHAVHSASVNCVKWAPHEYGLILLCGSADGKISVVELKDGQIASTKILDNAHKFGVNSISWAPLMKTDSSDDGDETTAVKQFISGGNDNLVKIWKFDDDQETYVVADTLEGHKDAVTAVDWSPTTLLQSYVASVSNDKQCLVWTQDHSSKKNDWKKISVNEGKFEQKLGSVSWSLSGNLLAVSDDDKNVTIWKESGDGKWEEVVN, from the coding sequence ATGGTGAAGATTGAGAATGCTCACGAAGGTGTTATTCACCATGCGGCGTTGAATTACTACGGTACTAGGCTGGCTACGTGTTCTAGCGACAAGACTGTGAAGATTTTCGAGATCAATGATGTTAATAACAGTTCCTCCTTGCTGGAGACCTTGGTTGGACACGAAGGTCCGGTGTGGTACGCGGACTGGTGCCACCCTAGCCTCGGCGAGAACTTGCTGGCTACATGTGGCTACGATGGGAAAGTCTTGATATGGAAGGAGAGCGGCCATGGTGGGAAGATGCAGATCATTGGCAAGCATGCGGTTCACTCTGCCTCGGTAAATTGCGTCAAGTGGGCTCCACACGAGTATGGGCTGATTCTACTGTGCGGCTCCGCTGACGGTAAGATATCTGTTGTGGAATTGAAAGACGGTCAAATAGCATCTACAAAAATCCTGGATAACGCCCACAAGTTTGGTGTGAACTCTATCAGTTGGGCTCCATTAATGAAGACAGACAGCAGCGACGATGGCGACGAGACCACAGCAGTAAAACAGTTCATAAGTGGTGGTAACGACAACTTGGTAAAGATTTGGAAATTTGATGACGACCAAGAGACTTACGTGGTGGCTGACACCTTAGAAGGCCACAAAGATGCAGTAACGGCAGTGGACTGGTCTCCTACTACATTACTTCAATCTTACGTTGCTTCTGTCTCTAACGATAAACAATGCCTGGTTTGGACTCAGGATCACTCAAGCAAGAAGAACGATTGGAAGAAAATATCCGTCAATGAGGGTAAATTTGAACAAAAACTGGGCTCTGTATCATGGTCTCTTTCTGGTAACCTATTAGCAGTctctgatgatgataagaATGTTACGATCTGGAAGGAAAGTGGTGATGGTAAATGGGAAGAAGTTGTTAACTGA
- the DHH1 gene encoding DExD/H-box ATP-dependent RNA helicase DHH1 (CAGL0I03476g~Ortholog(s) have chromatin binding, mRNA binding, translation regulator activity, nucleic acid binding activity), with the protein MSEDNSWKTQLNLPKKDTRPQTDDVLNTKGNSFEDFYLKRELLMGIFEAGFEKPSPIQEEAIPVAITGRDILARAKNGTGKTAAFVIPTLEKIKPKLNKIQALIMVPTRELALQTSQVIRTLGRHCGVSCMVTTGGTNLRDDILRLNETVHVLVGTPGRVLDLASRKVADLSECSLFVMDEADKMLSRDFKTIIEQVLTFLPKAHQSLLFSATFPLTVKEFMVKHLHKPYEINLMEELTLKGITQYYAFVEERQKLHCLNTLFSKLQINQAIIFCNSTNRVELLAKKITDLGYSCYYSHARMKQQDRNKVFHDFRQGKVRTLVCSDLLTRGIDIQAVNVVINFDFPKTAETYLHRIGRSGRFGHLGLAINLINWNDRFNLYKIEQELGTEIAAIPATIDKSLYVAEDDTAVPVPVPIEDPHIVHQRRMQEQQQQQQQQQGQQGQQQGYPGQQAFIPPQQGQPQFMPVPQQYMQMNQQQGMPPNQQQPPAMGYPPQQLPTGYVAQQRY; encoded by the coding sequence ATGAGTGAAGATAATTCTTGGAAGACGCAACTTAACCTTCCTAAGAAGGATACCAGGCCTCAGACAGACGATGTTCTTAATACAAAGGGTAATTCTTTTGAGGATTTCTACTTGAAGAGAGAGCTTCTGATGGGTATTTTTGAGGCTGGTTTTGAGAAGCCATCTCCTATTCAGGAGGAGGCCATCCCGGTTGCCATCACCGGTAGAGATATCTTGGCCAGAGCCAAGAACGGTACGGGTAAGACCGCCGCATTTGTCATTCCTACACTAGAGAAAATCAAGCCTAAGCTGAATAAAATCCAGGCCCTGATCATGGTTCCCACTAGAGAACTGGCACTACAGACATCGCAAGTTATAAGAACCCTGGGCAGACACTGTGGTGTCTCCTGTATGGTCACAACGGGTGGGACTAACCTGAGAGATGACATCTTAAGATTAAACGAAACTGTGCACGTACTAGTCGGTACACCAGGTAGAGTACTAGATCTGGCATCTAGAAAAGTGGCAGACCTTTCAGAGTGTTCCCTGTTCGTCATGGATGAAGCAGACAAAATGCTTTCACGCGATTTCAAGACCATCATCGAGCAAGTATTAACATTCCTACCAAAGGCCCACCAATCTTTACTATTCAGTGCAACTTTCCCTCTGACAGTCAAGGAGTTCATGGTGAAACACCTACACAAGCCTTACGAAATTAACCTGATGGAGGAATTGACACTAAAGGGTATTACGCAGTACTACGCCTTTGTAgaagaaagacaaaaacTTCACTGTCTGAACACCCTATTCTCTAAGCTTCAAATTAATCAAGCTATCATCTTCTGTAACTCAACTAACCGTGTGGAGCTTTTGGCTAAGAAGATTACGGATCTTGGCTACTCTTGTTACTATTCCCATGCTAGAATGAAGCAACAAGACAGAAACAAAGTCTTCCACGACTTCCGCCAAGGTAAAGTTCGTACCCTTGTTTGTTCCGATTTGTTGACTCGTGGTATTGATATTCAAGCCGTTAACGTTGTCATTAACTTTGATTTCCCAAAAACTGCAGAAACGTACTTGCATCGTATCGGTAGATCCGGTAGATTTGGTCACTTGGGTCTAGCTATTAATTTAATCAACTGGAATGACCGTTTCAATCTGTACAAGATTGAACAAGAACTGGGTACTGAAATAGCTGCCATTCCAGCCACAATTGACAAATCCCTGTATGTTGCAGAAGATGATACTGCCGTCCCTGTTCCTGTACCAATTGAAGACCCACATATTGTGCATCAAAGAAGAATGcaagaacaacagcagcagcaacaacaacagcaaggACAACAAGGACAACAACAAGGTTACCCTGGCCAACAGGCGTTTATCCCTCCTCAACAAGGTCAACCACAATTCATGCCTGTTCCTCAACAGTACATGCAGATGAATCAGCAACAAGGCATGCCACCAAACCAACAGCAGCCACCAGCAATGGGTTATCCTCCACAACAATTACCAACTGGCTATGTTGCACAACAAAGATATTAG
- the STE7 gene encoding mitogen-activated protein kinase kinase STE7 (CAGL0I03498g~Ortholog(s) have MAP kinase kinase activity), producing the protein MFKVKTLERRNLKQLSLGGGCLGGSAHAGSEELRHECNGNKLIVEDMALAVGSDEHIEPHSGSGSASASSMSGLSIHDHAGDAAKPATLAVDGHSGCNYDLRDLVQLGKLGSGNSGTVMKVLHVPSSRVIAKKTIVIEQNNAIVKQQIYRELTIMRSVAEHRNIVEFYGAHNLSSDSINGSNDVVILMEYMNCGSLDTITRTYKSLQRRGILAANRSYPVQEWFSKPVIISRIAYSVLNGLSYLYENYKIIHRDIKPSNVLINSKGRIKLCDFGVSRKLNNSIADTFVGTSTYMSPERIQGNKYTTKGDVWSLGLMLIELLTGEFPLGGHNDTPDGILDLLQRIVNEPAPKLPSSVIKVLPPDMVNFIDLCCVKVEKDRGSLQELLKHPFIVRFRTKESTDAFKLWTKDIRRWMQEERNYKKETSEHSMLLKKQHNTNDTRHSRHMTSSLK; encoded by the coding sequence ATGTTCAAAGTCAAGACTCTAGAGCGGAGAAATTTGAAACAGCTGTCGCTGGGCGGTGGCTGTTTGGGTGGGAGCGCACACGCGGGCAGCGAGGAGCTCCGACATGAGTGCAACGGCAACAAGCTGATAGTGGAGGACATGGCGCTGGCCGTGGGGTCCGACGAGCACATAGAGCCGCACAGCGGGAGCGGCAGTGCGAGCGCAAGCAGCATGTCGGGACTGTCGATACATGACCACGCGGGCGACGCGGCCAAGCCGGCGACTCTGGCGGTCGACGGCCACTCAGGTTGCAATTACGACCTGCGCGACCTGGTGCAACTCGGGAAGCTCGGGTCCGGTAACTCAGGAACAGTGATGAAGGTGCTGCACGTACCGAGCTCGCGGGTTATCGCCAAGAAGACCATAGTTATAGAACAGAACAACGCAATTGTGAAACAGCAGATATACCGGGAACTGACGATCATGCGCAGCGTCGCCGAGCATCGGAACATCGTGGAATTCTACGGCGCTCATAACTTGAGCTCCGACAGCATCAACGGCAGCAACGACGTGGTCATCCTGATGGAATATATGAACTGCGGCTCTCTGGACACAATTACAAGGACTTATAAATCGCTGCAGAGAAGAGGCATACTTGCTGCCAATAGGAGCTACCCAGTGCAGGAATGGTTCTCCAAACCTGTCATAATCTCCAGAATAGCATACTCGGTCCTGAATGGGTTGAGCTATCTATATGAAAACTATAAAATAATCCATAGGGACATCAAACCTTCAAATGTATTGATAAACAGTAAAGGTCGGATCAAACTTTGCGACTTTGGTGTATCTCGTAAGCTGAACAACTCAATCGCCGACACTTTTGTTGGGACATCGACTTACATGTCACCAGAACGTATCCAGGGCAATAAATACACAACCAAGGGAGATGTGTGGTCACTAGGGCTAATGCTGATTGAACTACTAACGGGAGAGTTCCCATTGGGCGGACATAACGATACTCCAGACGGTATTCTCGATCTATTACAAAGAATTGTTAACGAACCAGCTCCTAAACTACCATCTTCGGTTATCAAAGTATTACCACCAGATATGGTAAATTTTATCGATTTATGCTGTGTGAAAGTGGAAAAGGATAGAGGCTCCTTACAAGAACTACTGAAACACCCTTTTATCGTGAGGTTCCGCACTAAAGAATCGACTGATGCTTTCAAACTGTGGACCAAGGATATCAGGCGCTGGAtgcaagaagaaagaaactataaaaaGGAAACGAGTGAACATTCAATGTTGCTGAAAAAACAACATAACACTAACGATACCCGCCATTCAAGACACATGACGTCAAGTTTGAAATGA
- the DMO2 gene encoding Dmo2p (CAGL0I03520g~Ortholog(s) have mitochondrion localization): MSNILSVFNPPPSRELDEEETRDCVPCQVMSTVFGIGFGSYLVSGRAFKYSEAEKKKGISLEEFNKRNPMWWRRSLKGLGSIFIIMGLARGTEGWLWNKEKEYKKF; encoded by the coding sequence ATGAGTAATATATTGTCAGTATTCAATCCGCCACCTTCAAGGGAGTTAGACGAAGAGGAGACCAGGGACTGTGTGCCTTGTCAAGTCATGAGCACAGTATTTGGTATTGGGTTTGGTAGTTATCTTGTCTCAGGACGTGCATTTAAATATAGTGAGgctgagaagaagaaaggtaTTTCATTAGAAGAATTCAATAAAAGAAATCCTATGTGGTGGAGACGCTCTCTGAAGGGACTTGGTAGtatattcattattatGGGTCTAGCAAGAGGTACTGAAGGTTGGTTATGGaataaagagaaagaatatAAGAAATTTTAA
- the CMR1 gene encoding Cmr1p (CAGL0I03542g~Ortholog(s) have DNA binding activity, role in regulation of DNA damage checkpoint and cytoplasm, nuclear chromatin, nuclear periphery localization) translates to MVAELTEFQKKRLENIKRNNDLLKKLQLQGTANKIKREAGVDTVSRHEERLKKKKKIVNAKKQSEKEASPKTAMPTRRSRRLMGQQVKNEEGIPNVSDTQLLKMNRNKELEDLKDIKETAVIGDVKLSDLIKTEEGSNEDELLAKFKQFANKNFSSGDFFDIIKKRQKETENDSDLTKMQEDFDLHMYDVFQPNEIKITNERITSMFFHPSTDKKLIVGGDTSGTVGLWNVRDEPLAENGEDDLVEPDITKVKFFTKNVGKIECFPTDTSTLLITSYDGSIRTLGLKDLKSADIMTLRNSYEEPLGISDCQFSYDNSQVLFLTTLGGEFTQLDLRAKPTETKFWRLSDKKIGSMAINPQRPYEIATGSLDRTLRIWDVRKTVETPEWSQYEDYHSHEIVSTFDSRLSVSAVSYSPTDGTLVCNGYDDTIRLFDVNGELPEDLDEKNKTVLKHNCQSGRWTSILKARFKPDQNVFAIANMGRAIDIYNSSGQQLAHLTTATVPAVLGWHPLKNWIAGGNSSGKVFLFTDELNTSK, encoded by the coding sequence ATGGTAGCTGAATTGACTgagtttcaaaagaaaaggcttgagaatatcaaaagaaacaatgaTTTGCTTAAGAAGCTACAATTACAAGGTACTgcaaataaaatcaaaaggGAAGCAGGAGTAGACACCGTTAGCAGGCACGAAGAGCGgttaaagaagaagaagaaaatagtTAATGCAAAAAAGCAGTCTGAAAAAGAAGCCTCCCCCAAGACAGCTATGCCCACTAGGCGATCTAGAAGGTTAATGGGCCAGCAAGTGAAAAACGAAGAAGGTATACCAAATGTTAGTGATACACAATTACTGAAGATGAATCGCAACAAAGAACTTGAGGATTTGAAGGACATCAAGGAGACTGCAGTGATTGGAGATGTGAAACTGAGTGATCTAATAAAGACTGAGGAAGGTTCCAATGAGGATGAACTGCTGGCAAAGTTTAAGCAATTTGCTAACAAGAATTTCTCTTCTGGTGACTTCtttgatataataaaaaaacgTCAAAAGGAAACCGAGAATGACTCAGATTTGACTAAAATGCAggaagattttgatttaCATATGTATGACGTGTTCCAACCCAATGAGATTAAGATAACAAATGAAAGGATAACATCGATGTTCTTTCATCCATCGACagataaaaaattgattGTGGGTGGGGATACTTCAGGTACAGTTGGTCTTTGGAATGTTCGAGACGAACCCTTAGCTGAGAATGGTGAGGATGATCTTGTAGAACCAGATATCACAAAGGTGAAGTTTTTCACCAAAAATGTTGGCAAGATCGAATGCTTTCCCACAGATACGTCGACTTTGCTAATAACGTCTTATGACGGTTCTATTCGTACTCTTGGCCTGAAAGATCTAAAGAGTGCCGATATAATGACCTTAAGAAATAGTTATGAAGAACCACTTGGGATTAGTGACTGTCAATTTAGTTATGACAACTCTCAGGTTCTCTTTCTAACTACATTGGGCGGTGAATTTACTCAATTAGACCTGAGAGCCAAGCCTACGGAGACCAAATTTTGGAGACTCAGCGATAAGAAGATTGGCTCAATGGCGATAAATCCCCAGCGACCATATGAGATTGCCACTGGATCTCTGGACCGTACACTACGTATATGGGATGTTAGGAAAACTGTAGAGACACCAGAGTGGTCACAATACGAGGATTACCACAGCCATGAGATTGTATCCACGTTCGACTCTCGGCTGAGTGTATCTGCCGTCTCGTACTCTCCAACAGACGGGACACTTGTCTGCAATGGTTACGATGATACTATAAGACTCTTTGATGTCAATGGCGAGCTGCCGGAAGACCTCGACGAGAAGAACAAGACAGTGCTTAAGCACAACTGCCAGAGTGGCCGCTGGACGAGTATCTTGAAAGCAAGGTTTAAACCCGACCAGAACGTATTTGCCATTGCCAACATGGGCAGGGCCATCGACATATATAACAGTAGCGGCCAACAACTAGCACACTTGACCACAGCTACAGTACCAGCGGTGCTCGGCTGGCATCCGTTGAAGAACTGGATTGCCGGTGGTAACTCCAGTGGTAAAGTATTCTTATTCACAGACGAACTAAATACAagtaaataa